A genomic region of Caldicoprobacter guelmensis contains the following coding sequences:
- a CDS encoding UvrD-helicase domain-containing protein — protein sequence MIDSVAYIRERYGLNEEQARALDTSTSMAVKAGAGSGKTRVLTQRFMRLLLENPDMDLESIVAITFTRKAAAEMKDRIRRELSKRIAESRDMDEKKRLSDLRMRISAANIDTIHGFCARLLRENFALLGLDPQFKVMDEVEAELALLKLADDVILEFLDQHQNSQKVKLIVQMLSVSFFTEKLKKGVISAFKVLRGKGWEPSEDVDGRHDHHEMQGSDITSVLEEVGMEVITALYREYSRYKDRENVLDFNDLEILTLKLLQNPHVRDYCFERFAVIMVDEFQDLNPVQKRILDLLVKKDGRIPPGRLFIVGDVKQSIYGFRGSDYTIFNDACREITESGGVEVSLKTCHRSSKTIIGFVNKVFSNILEYYEDINPWDKSQNAEYKVEVITWDYKALKEADLKDRWEAAKKLLGEEGSSQKLESILEEGYSTMLLTSRKDYKAEVVGKAVKRLVSMGFKYGDIAVLLRSRTSLVQIERALTAFGISYCILGGIGFWEAVEVIDILALYRLVFYPGDRLALFSVLRSPIFGFSDDLLVQLAQFIRNYSGSKQDLCGIFAEFVNEVKSQDLWIVKRAADVFKEISQRGSLLNTAKLLEQLIHITGYDHILAALPYGERKLRNIEKLIQIAYEFEDKGVYSARRFLDYVEALRNSAVREQEAVLDSEDSDAVKILTIHASKGLEFRAVLLPDMNSEVDFQTRRDKPLYLVDEGYNLVAIGVDEEGDYSEKANPEYQRLFEQKLKCEIEESKRLFYVAATRAREYLGLIAQKDAMGYTGSPEKLNTFMKQLAWSLQKCGELYEMVQVDANELGEHDDVQGELYKRVMNSMRGIITAGEVKGVNVDDRYILALSDHESHISGVVSISSWMKYRNCPRRFYIEEIAGIKKLNGLAVTTSYYEEYDERPSDYNFADLGIMIHRFLKEIDIINFSQSSFLSDGVFVGIDSATRAQCLKYIEGFWEIENRKRRRWNGSIIYSLKEYSFMVPLRHGLYFSGVVDRIDIYEDRGQIKARLIDYKTNRIYSQADIEQKRDYYAGQLLSYAWALNRFLVYEGRKVDVAQALLYFLDGRVAVEIPLDEGCMAALIEQLISSAPAILGCRPFDEYVKGDGKACEWCAVKELCCI from the coding sequence ATGATTGATAGCGTGGCTTATATACGCGAGAGATATGGATTGAACGAGGAGCAGGCAAGAGCGCTTGATACCAGCACCAGCATGGCGGTCAAGGCAGGAGCAGGTTCGGGCAAGACCAGGGTCCTTACGCAGCGGTTTATGAGGCTTTTGCTTGAAAACCCCGATATGGACCTTGAAAGCATCGTTGCCATAACTTTCACCAGGAAAGCGGCGGCTGAGATGAAGGACAGGATTCGACGGGAGCTTTCAAAAAGGATTGCCGAAAGCAGGGACATGGATGAGAAGAAAAGGCTTTCTGACCTCAGGATGCGCATAAGCGCTGCCAATATAGATACCATCCATGGGTTTTGTGCAAGGCTACTACGGGAGAATTTTGCCTTGTTGGGGCTCGACCCGCAGTTTAAGGTTATGGACGAGGTTGAGGCTGAACTGGCGCTCTTAAAATTAGCCGATGACGTCATTCTCGAGTTTTTGGACCAGCATCAAAACAGCCAAAAAGTAAAGCTCATTGTCCAAATGCTTTCAGTTTCGTTTTTTACTGAGAAGCTCAAAAAGGGCGTTATTTCGGCCTTCAAGGTCTTAAGGGGCAAGGGATGGGAGCCCAGCGAAGATGTGGATGGGCGGCACGACCATCATGAAATGCAAGGCAGCGATATAACATCTGTACTTGAAGAGGTGGGGATGGAGGTCATAACAGCCCTTTATAGAGAATACAGCCGCTACAAGGACAGGGAAAATGTGCTGGACTTCAATGACCTTGAAATACTCACCCTTAAGCTGCTTCAAAACCCCCATGTGCGGGATTATTGTTTTGAGAGATTTGCTGTCATCATGGTGGATGAGTTCCAGGACTTAAACCCAGTTCAAAAACGGATACTGGACCTACTCGTTAAGAAGGACGGGCGTATACCTCCTGGACGGCTTTTCATTGTGGGCGATGTAAAGCAGTCTATATACGGCTTTAGGGGGTCGGACTATACCATATTCAACGATGCCTGCAGGGAAATAACTGAGAGCGGAGGGGTGGAGGTATCCCTCAAGACGTGCCACCGAAGCAGCAAGACCATAATTGGTTTTGTTAACAAGGTATTCAGCAATATACTTGAGTATTATGAGGATATTAACCCCTGGGATAAAAGCCAAAACGCGGAGTATAAGGTTGAGGTTATAACATGGGACTACAAGGCGCTAAAGGAAGCCGATTTAAAGGACAGGTGGGAAGCTGCTAAAAAGTTGCTGGGGGAAGAAGGAAGCAGTCAAAAACTCGAAAGCATATTGGAAGAGGGCTATAGTACCATGCTTTTAACCAGCCGCAAGGATTACAAGGCTGAGGTTGTGGGGAAAGCCGTCAAAAGGCTGGTTTCCATGGGCTTCAAATACGGCGATATAGCAGTGCTTTTACGGAGCAGGACCTCTCTTGTTCAAATTGAACGGGCATTGACGGCTTTTGGCATATCATACTGCATACTGGGTGGTATAGGATTTTGGGAGGCTGTTGAGGTAATTGATATACTGGCTCTGTACCGCTTGGTTTTTTATCCAGGGGACAGGCTGGCTCTTTTTTCGGTACTGCGTTCTCCCATCTTTGGTTTTTCCGATGACCTGCTGGTGCAGCTTGCCCAGTTTATCAGGAATTACAGCGGTTCGAAGCAGGATTTGTGCGGCATATTTGCGGAATTTGTGAATGAGGTAAAAAGTCAAGACCTGTGGATTGTCAAGAGGGCCGCTGATGTTTTTAAAGAGATTTCACAGCGGGGAAGCTTGCTGAACACTGCCAAGCTTTTGGAGCAGCTTATACACATTACCGGATATGACCATATTTTGGCTGCTTTGCCTTATGGAGAGAGAAAGCTGCGCAACATCGAAAAGCTTATACAGATAGCTTATGAGTTTGAAGACAAAGGGGTGTACAGTGCAAGGCGCTTTCTCGACTACGTAGAGGCATTGAGAAACAGTGCGGTGCGGGAGCAGGAAGCCGTCCTGGACAGCGAGGACAGTGATGCGGTTAAAATCCTCACCATCCACGCATCCAAAGGGCTGGAGTTTAGGGCAGTGCTTTTGCCCGATATGAACTCTGAAGTGGATTTTCAGACCAGAAGGGATAAGCCTTTATATCTGGTGGACGAAGGCTATAACCTGGTGGCCATAGGAGTAGATGAGGAAGGCGATTACAGCGAAAAGGCCAACCCTGAGTACCAAAGGCTATTCGAGCAAAAGCTTAAATGTGAGATTGAGGAATCCAAGCGTCTGTTTTATGTGGCAGCAACGCGCGCACGGGAGTACCTGGGGCTTATCGCCCAAAAGGATGCGATGGGTTACACCGGCAGCCCCGAAAAGCTCAACACATTCATGAAACAGCTTGCATGGAGCCTGCAAAAATGCGGGGAGCTCTATGAGATGGTCCAAGTCGATGCAAATGAGCTGGGAGAGCATGACGATGTACAGGGTGAATTATATAAAAGGGTTATGAATTCCATGAGAGGTATAATAACTGCAGGAGAGGTAAAGGGTGTAAATGTTGATGATCGGTATATACTGGCACTAAGCGATCATGAGTCACACATAAGCGGCGTTGTCAGCATATCCTCGTGGATGAAATACAGGAACTGCCCTCGCAGGTTTTACATAGAGGAGATTGCCGGCATCAAAAAGCTAAACGGCCTTGCCGTTACCACATCATACTATGAGGAATACGACGAAAGGCCATCTGACTACAATTTTGCTGATTTAGGGATAATGATACATAGGTTTCTAAAAGAGATAGACATAATTAATTTTAGTCAAAGCAGCTTTTTATCTGATGGGGTTTTTGTGGGAATAGATAGTGCCACCAGGGCTCAGTGTTTGAAGTATATTGAAGGGTTCTGGGAGATTGAAAACAGGAAAAGGCGGAGGTGGAACGGAAGCATAATTTACAGCCTTAAAGAATACTCCTTCATGGTGCCTCTGAGGCATGGGCTGTACTTTTCAGGCGTCGTTGACAGGATAGATATATATGAAGACAGGGGACAGATTAAGGCCAGGCTCATAGACTACAAGACCAACAGGATATACAGCCAGGCAGATATTGAGCAAAAGAGGGATTATTACGCCGGGCAGCTGCTGTCATACGCCTGGGCTTTGAACCGTTTTCTGGTCTACGAAGGTAGGAAAGTGGATGTGGCTCAGGCTTTGCTGTATTTCCTGGATGGCCGCGTGGCTGTGGAAATACCGCTTGATGAGGGGTGTATGGCTGCTTTGATTGAGCAGCTTATTAGTTCGGCCCCTGCTATCCTAGGCTGCAGGCCGTTTGATGAATACGTAAAGGGGGATGGAAAGGCATGTGAGTGGTGCGCAGTGAAGGAGCTTTGCTGCATATAA